GAATACTTTTACAGTGCCTTTTGCCAATCAGCTGGCACAGGCTTTGACGGATCTGGAAAATGATCCTGAAGTTAAAGTGGTAGTGGTAAAAGCCAATGGAAAGCATTTCTGTACCGGAATTCAACTGGACCAGTTTAAGGAAAAATCCCATAAACAATACCGTGATTTCCTGTATCAGATTGACGAGTTCTACCACACGCTGGCAGACATGAAGACGGTAACGATTGCATCGGTACAGGGGTATTGTTTGGCCAATGGAGCAGGCCTTGCGTATGCCTGTGATATGACGGTTTCAGCAGATTCCGCCACTTATGGGACAACGGCCATTAATGTGGGTTTGATCTGTCTGGGGCCTGCGGTTCCCATGATTGAAATAGTCGGCAAAAAGAAAGCCATGGAAATGATATTGAGCGGGAATGTGATCAAAGCGGATGAAGCCGAAAAGCTTGGCCTGGTGAATAACGTGGTTCCTTTGCAAGATCTGGAAGCGGAAACCATGAAACTGGCCGAAGAGTTGGCTTCGAAAAGCCCATCTTCACTAAAAATCGGAAAAGAAGGACTAAACAGGCTGTATGATCATACATACCATGACAGCTTGAATGCCATGGATGACCTGTTTGCTGCCTTGTGTGCTACCGAAGATGCCGAAGAAGGAGTGAAAGCCTTCCTGGAAAAACGCAAGCCAGTTTGGAAAGATCGATAATTACAACATTCAATCTGAACTGTTATAAGGAATTCTAAATGAGCGAATTATCTGTGTATGATTTATATAACAGTGAAACCTGGCAGGACCGGCTTGGCGAAACGTGGTCTGCGTTGGGTACCTTAATGGATCCGGACAACATCATCCTGCAGTCCAGCGGCAAGCGCAATGAACTTTGTCATAAGATCCGAAGCCGGAATATCGAAAGCCATCACGGTTCAGTCTGACGATCAATCGAACACTTTCACATAGGCGGCAACTCTTTGGACTGCGGAATATTGCCAATATTTCACGGTCAACCCGGTTCATTATACACTGTGCACTAATGGTCGTAATCTACCTCATTTACGATCACTATTAAATCTTCTTTCTCTTTTTCCAGGGTTTAAGAACCGATAAAAATAAGGCCAGAACAAGTGTTGAAAGTTGAAAGGTTCCCCAATACAAAACCATGTGTCTATTATGAAGATAACTTGGGTCTGCCAATGCGGATAGCCCTTGAGCTTTTGAGATTGGACCTAAGGCGTTAACCCAAGGGCCCAACCAAAAAGTCCCAAAAATAACCCCAAATATGGTAATGCACCATTTAACAATAATCCACTTATGTTTGAACCACCCCCAGCCTGTGAACATGGAATATACTAACCCAGTTAAAAGTGCACCATTTGCTCCGGGAATTATGATAAAATCATCAATGAATTTCATTGACACGTCTATCCCATAAAGTTGCATTCCATCTGTGGCTTTTAAAAACGGATTCATTAAACTAAGAATTATGGCTGCACCTACCCACATGCAAGCACAAAGAATGTGAATCCCCTTTAACCATTTTTGCCCCTTTGCACTCATTTTTTTCATTTCGTTTTCCTCTTATCGCAATTTGCGCTGTCATATGGTTTTAAGGTTGTGAGTAATTGTTTTGTGTATTCTCCTAATAGCCACCATATCTTTAGGGTTTACGCCTCTAAAAAGCTTTTCAATAGTATCGATGGCAATTGGTATTAGCTTTTTTCTTAAATCTTTACCCCTTTTCGTTAGATATACTCGCTGCAGTCTCTTGTCTTGGGTATCCGATCTTTTTTCAATGAAACCTTTAACTTCTAATTGTTTAATAATCATAGTCATATTATGTCTGTTTTTCGTTGTTTTCTGAGCAAGTTTACTCTGGTGTAATCCCTCCATCTCCCATAACCGATTCAAAACAGCCCATTGTTGAGCCGTAATTTCAAATCCTTTTTCACGGAAAGAACGGTAAAGGCAAACATTCATTTCTCTTGCCAAACTATTTATTATATATCCAGGTGAATTATCGAGCGGAAAAACCTTCGAAATTTTTTTCATGTGATCTCCATAAATTATATGTTACTATAATAACGTTATTAAGGTAACAATAAGTTGAAAATTTTATTTTTGTCAAGTTTTCCGGGAAAAATGGAGCGGGGACTAATGAGTCTTCCATGATGATACTAACCAAATCTATTTGCAGGACTGGAAGATTAAAACGACAATAAAATGCTGGTGATTATGAGTCTGAATAAACACATTACACAGCCGGGACATCGAGACCAAGGACTATTGCCAACAGTCCACAGTTTGCCCGGTATATAATCCACCAAGGAATGATGTTCGTAGTCCTCGCCTTAGCATCTTTCGGGCAAGCAAATGGACATTAGATACATGAATGGATTTTATGCCGATCTCGCGGCTTCCCATCCAATCAAAGCCTTCTTTCTCGCAGATCCCCAACGATATTGATGGATTTTTCCAGATTTAGCAATCACCCTATGGCAAGGAATTAGATAAGCAACGGGATTGATGGCAATGGCGTTCGCAACCGCCCGAAATGCTTTGGGGTGTCCTATATGAGAGGCAATATCTTGGTAGCTTACCACCCATCCTTCGGGGATGCTCAATAGAGCTTTCCATACATTTATTTGAAAGTTTGTACCCTTAAGGTGTAAATTAAACGGGCCTGGATTTTTATTCCGATCATATCTGAATATATCCTTCGCAATTAAATTGATGGGTTTGTGGCTTTCAGTGAATACGGCTCCAGGCCACGTTTCAAAAAGCTGGTTCAACGCTTCGGACCGTTTATCCCCTTTTACAAATCCAAGATGACAAATGCCTCGTTCTGTGGTGGCAATCAGGCAGTCGCCGAATGGAGAGTCACAGAAATCATAAAATATTTCCAGTCCTGCCCCCTGTTTCTTAAATTCGCCAGGCGTCATCGCTTCAAAGGTAACGAATAAATCATGAAGGCGACTGGGCCCTGACAGACCCGCGTCCAAGGCTGTTTCAAGGATACTCTTTGACTCGGCCAGTCGTTCTTTGGTGTAGTCGAGGGTCATAAACTGCATGAATTGGATCGGACTTATTCCTGCCCACCGTTTAAACATACGATCAAAATGATATTTGCTAAGATGAACACTTTCTGCAATTTTTTCCAATGTCGGTTGGGATTTAAAATTGGCTTCTAAATACTGAATGGCCTTTTCGATTCTTTTGTAATCGTCTGATTGCTGGGAATAATCGTATGAATGCATTCCAACCCCTTTCAATCGCGAAACTTTAAAATTTCAGCATTTAAGATAACAATTTGTGAAATATTTCTACCGTTTTCTTTACATCACTTTCGTTTGTTCGCCAATTTACAACACTTACGCGCATTGCCAGTCGATTCTCCCAGGTAGTTGGTGAGAAAAATGCGACTCCAGAATCATTAACGGCATCAATAATTTTTTGTGTCTGAGTATCATGATCTATTTCACCTGCATTCTGTTTTAAATCACGAAATCTTAGCAGCCCCTGATTTAGTTTTGACTTCCATATGATTTCAGCACCAGGCAGCTCTCCTATTTTTTCAATTATCATTTCACAAAACTTACAGGTTCTTGCTACTAAGTCAGAAACGCCTTCTTTCCCAAGTTCTCTTAAAGCGGCATAAACAGGGACTCCTCGCGCTCTGCGTGACCATTCCGGATTCCAATCAATTTGATCTCTGGCTATCTTATCAGAAGCAATATAAGATGCTTGTATTGTCATCGCCTCTCGGTGAGAGTCCTTATCCTTAACAATCGCTATCCCACAATCGAAAGGAACATTAAGCCATTTATGGGCATCGGTTGCCCAACTATCAGCCAGTTCGATACCTTTTGTAAGATCCTTTTTGTTTGGATTCGCACGAGCAAAAAGACCGAAAGCACCATCAACATGAATCCAAGCACCATGCTGTCGTGCGATGGGAATAAGCTCAGAGAATGAATCAAAAGCTGCGATATTTAGATCAGCAGCATCTAAAACGACTATTTTAGGTCCTTCGAATTCCTGCAAAGAGCTTTCAAACTCTGAAACGAGTATTTCACCCTGGTCATTCGTATTAATTGCTTGAAGCGATTTGTTTCCAAGTCCAAGATAGCGTATCGCACGGTCGACGGACCCATGTCGATGCTGACTGGTAAACACCTTAATTGGGGGAGCGCCAAAAAGCCCATCTTGGGAAACAGACCACCCGACGTTTTTTAATACCTTGTTTCTTGCTGCTGATAGACAGGTAAAATGCGCAAGCTGACAACCGGTGGTAAACGCGAAGGAACTCTCTCTCGGCAAATCAAGTAATTCCAATATCCATTCACCTGCTGTCTCTTCAATTATACTTGTAGCAGGACTACAGGCATAAAGTGCGGAATTTTGATCCCAGCTACTGACAAGCCAGTCTGATGCCAATGCAGAAGGAAGTGAACCTCCAATTACCCAGGCAAAAAATCTTCCACCAGCACATCCCAGTAGACCATCCTTGGCAGAATCAATAATATGCTTAACTACATCTTCGGCTGGTATGCTCGAATTATTCAAAGGGAACTTGATTTTTTCCTCTAGTTCATCAAATGTTAATTTCGATCTAACAGGTCTGTCATCAATTTCGCTAACCCATTTTTTTGCCTCTGTCAAAGCAATGTCCAATACTGAATATTTATCTTCCATTACGAACCTCCCGTTTCAGAAAATGTTTTTATATATTCATCATATTAGTACGTAAAATAAAATTTGCCACCCGAATCTTGCTCAATAATTCAGCAATATTCGGGTCGCCTATGAACCCAATTAATGTTTAATAATCAAGGAAAAAGCAGGACCCCATCTGATAGACAACAAAACAGAAAATTAGGGGGGAATATGAAAGCATTAGGCAATACACTGAACCGGAACCTGATAGCCTCTTTAGGGCGCTTGTGGGAAATTCAGAAGACAACGTCCTTGATCGTTACCGCTGTCGCCGTGGGCTTGGCTCTGGGGCAACTACATTAACTGCGACTGTCAAATGACAGTGTGGACTGTTGCCAATATTCTGCGGTCGGTATGAATCAGTCATTACCGCCACATTATGGTCGAGATGCTCAGTTTTTAGGTCTTATAGTTTGAACGCAGCCGATTTAGATTCCATCAGCTTCGATATGATGATCTATAGCCAGGTTCAACCTTTTTCAGGGCTGGCGGCGCAACACCTGGGGGTTGACCACATGGGGGACAGACCCGGTCTGGTAGAATTCAATGATATTTTCAGCGGCCAGCCTGGACATGCCGTTCCTGGCTTCCCGGGTGGCTGAACCGATATGGGGCAGCACGCAGGCATTTTCCATGGACAGCAGGGGATTGTTTCTGTCCATGGGCTCCGGGTCGGTGACATCCAGGCCTGCGCCCCGGATTTCTCCGGACGCAAGGGCTGCAATGAGGTCGACTTGGTTGTGGACCGGGCCCCGGGCCGTATTGATGAAAATGGCAGAGGATTTCATTTGTTTAAATGCAGCCTCGTCAAAAATTCCATAGGTTTCAGGGGTCAGGGGGCAGTGAACCGAGACGACATCACTTTGGCCCAGTAAATCTTTAAGTTCCACTTTACGGGCACCCAGGTTTTTTTCAGCTTTAGGATAAGAGCTTCTGCTGCAGTAGAGAATATTCATGTTATAAGCACCCCGGCACCGTCGGGCCATTGCCATTCCAATCCGTCCCATGCCAAAAACGCCCAGGGTTTTACCTGCTAGTTCCATTCCCAGATGTCCCTTTGGTCTGAAATATCCCCATTCTCCATTTGAAATGAGTTTATGGTTGAAAAACATCTTCCGGGCTGTAGCAATCATCAGTCCAAAAGCAATATCGGCCGTAGCCTCGGTCATGACATCCGGGGTATTCCCGATGGGAATTCCAAGGCTTGTGGCATAGTTCACATCAATATTGTCATATCCCACGGCAAACTGGGAAATGATATCCAGATGACGGCATTGCTCCAGAAATTTGCGATCAATGGCTTCGGTGACGGTACAAAACAGGGCCTGATGTCCCTGGCAATTGTCAACCAACTCCGCCGGAGTCATAGGTCTGTCCTCGGACCAGCGGGTCAGTTCAAATCCCTCTTGTTCCAGCAGATCCAGCCCAACTTCGGGAAACAGCCGGCTCACTAATATTTTTTTTCGTTCCATTTTTTTACCTCCAGAACTCGATCGAAATCTAAGTTTCATTTTCTGTACAAACAGTGATTATGGTCTGGTGCTAAAACAGTAAATGCAACCAGGCAAATACCTCGCACATTTTAAGCCCCATATAAAACATTACGATGATAAAGAGATATTTGAGCTGTTTGGCCGGCAGAAAATGGGCCGTGTTGGCTCCCACCCGGCCCAGGGGGTGCTGACTCCTGCCAAAATAATCCACTGGTACCAGTTCAGATATCCCGTCGAATATGGCGGCAGCCCTTCGATACACAGACCATTGATCCCATAGGAAAGTGCGCCCCCCATAGCGGTGAAGATCATTAGAGCTGTTGAGGTGCCTACCGCCTGGTGTATCTCAAATTTGAGGAAGAACACCATGATAGGGATTATCAAGACACCGCCACCGATCCCGATAATGCCGGAGACAACCCCCAGGGGAAGACCCCGCAGGATGAAAACGGTCAGGCTGTCGCTGGGTTCTTCATCGATTTTAGGCGGCTTGGCGGTGAGCATCCGCAGAGCACCGAGAATGATGGCGATGCCGAATGCCACAGTTAGCATTTTTCCCGGCAAATGGGAAGCGATAAAAGCACCAACGAAGGTACCCAGGGCCCCGGAGATGCCGAAAAGGATACCCCTGCCTTCCAAAGCTCCTGAATTTTGATTTTTAGTTCATGGATGAAGGCTGGTGGTGCGACAGGAGTCGAACCCGGCGACCTATATATTGTTTATTGTAAATTCAGTATATTGAAAATTAGTGGGGATACATATGGGATGAAGTTAGAAATGTAATGGATATCTGGAGAGAATAACACAAAATATTTTGAGTTGATATTTTTATCGATATGTGGAAAATGATCGGTGAAAGATAACCAGGAATCAGAGAAATAATGAAAAATATATTGATCGTAGATGACGAAGAATCGTTGTTGTTGATTATCGCCAGCCGGTTCAAAAACTGTCGCGGCCGTTTTACGGTATTTACCGCCCTGAACGGCAAAGAAGCGATAAAGATATTAGAAACTCAAAAAATAAACATAGTTGTCACCGATCTCAAAATGCCGGTGATGGATGGCTTCAAATTGCTGATTTACATGAGCAACAACTTTCCTTCCATCCCGGTCATTGTCAACACCGCTTACAGCAATCCCGAGATACAGTTAAAACTTGATGCCATCGGAGCCATAAGGGTTTTGGACAAAGCGGTGGATTTCGACCTGTTGCTGGAAGTCGTCATGCAAGAACTCCAAGACCACCCATCCGGCTCCATTAGAGGCATATCCACCAGCGGTTTCCTCCAGCTTATCGAAGTGGAGCACAAAACATGCTTGCTGGAAGTGCAGAGTGCAGGTCAGACCAAGGGGCTGCTTTACATCGTCAAGGGAGATCTTTACGATGCCACGTGTGGTGACCTTTCCGGTGAAGATGCCGCATACAAGGTCATCGGATGGAAAAAAGTGCAGCTTTCCCTGAAAGAGCTTCCCACCAATAAAATAAAGAAACGCATCAAAAAGAAAACGATGGCGGTGGTCATGGAGAGTATGCGTAGAGTAGACGAGACGGAAATAGCTATGAAATCGCAGCCGGATGCACCTGACGAAACAGCTCCCAAAAGTGCGGCAAAAACCGAGACGACAGTCACGTCAAAGTTCGTTCAGGAAACTCTGGAAACCGATGACGACTTTGAGAGTGCATTACCTGCTGGAGAAGAAGATACGTTTTCACGTGAAGTGACGGATATTCTTGACGTGTTCAACGAGTCAAGTAAACCGGAAAAACAACGCAACACATCCGAGAAAGAAAAGGTTACTTCGGCAACCACTGAAGGTGAAGGAGATACCTCAATCCCGCCCAACCGTACTCCTTTGAGCGGAAATTTGTCCAAGAAGAAGATTGCCCAGAAAACCGTGCAGCAGATTGCAATGGCCCGTGGGGTATCGTCTAACGAAATGGGTAAAATGCTCAAATTCGCCTTGGAAAGGATACGCACCATTCTGAACGTTGAGGCTGCCAACTTGTATTTGAGAGAAAATGAACAAATCAAAATCGCCATGGCATCCGATGCGAAGGCTCGATCAATGGAGAAGGTGCAGTTTAAAGTCGGCCAAGGGATCGCTGGTCGTGGCGTGGCTATGGGCAAGGCGATCATGCTCAATGATGCCAAAAAATTATCCCGGTTTTATCGCGAAATCCACCCTCAGACGGACCATATAATCCGATCGGCCCTCTGCACCCCCTTGCTATCGCATGGGAGGATTGTCGGTGTCGTCGAAGTGCTCAATAAGATCGAAGGCGACTTCGATGCCGAAGACGAAAAGATCCTAAAGCCAATCTCGGTCGCCATTGCTGAAGCCTTGCAGCACTTCCAGACCAACAGCCGCACGCCGACAACGTCCGCCTGAAACTCGCTGCCGGACCCGATCCCGACGACCTATATATTATTTGATGTAAATTCAGTATATTGAAAATTAGAGGGAAAACCGGTGCGATACCAAATTAAAAAGCGAAATCAACATAACATATTGAATTCGAACAATTTATAATGTTGGCTCGCCAGCCGAAGCCTTGGCGAAGGCTGGTGGAGGCAGCGGGAGTCGAACCTACGTTAATCCTTACAGTCACAAGGGTTTGCAACGGTTTGCCGAATGTTTACCGAATATTCGTTAATCTACGATCCAACTTTCGAGCACTTATCCAGCAGTTCACGAATATATCCAGCGACATCCGCCTGGAGATCCGGGTTTGGCTCATTGTATTGAAACTGTGCAACACGGCTCGGCCCAAGACTATCCGGATCAACAAAGTCGCGGGTCAAGATTTCAAGCGCCTTTTTTGTTTCTGCCTCCTTCAATAATGGGTTGAGGCATTCGCAGACCTCATCAATTCCACTACCATAATTTCGAATCACAAAATAAAGATCATACGCGTCTTTATTTTCACCTCTTTGATGAAATGCCAGAGCTTTCAGTATAATAAAGGCACCAGGACCACACACCCATATTTCACGCTCAGCCTTTTCACCCATCAATGTGACACCTTTCAAAGGGACTTTCTTTTTATCTTGAAACGCCAAACGAAGGCCTGGGGTTATAACGGCAGCAAGATCCTTTTCAATGTGGCGTAGATCGCCTCCCTTGTCAGTATCAAGGCTTGGTGGAATCAGAAAATCCACAGTCACCTTCAAACCAGAGGAGGTGAGAACCTTCCATCTTTGAAATGTAATATTACCCTCCTCGTTTTCATCTGGCTCAAAACCCGATCGGTGAAGCCTTTGAGTAAGATCCTCATATCGTTTCCTGTCGAGGATCGCCAAAGAAAGGCCAAGATCCAAATCCATGGTCCCGATATGGACATCTTCAGCTGCAGGAAGGGATTCATCCGGAATTAAAAGCGAGGGTACCAGGCCACCAACGACCACGAGATCATCCAACAGATCTCCGAGTTTTGTGGAGACGTAAAGGCAAGTTTGACGCACTAACTCTACATTTTCTTTCGTGTAATCGTTAGCGAATAAAAGTTTTTCAGGCATCCCTCCTCCATTTTAGTCGTTCCTGGCGAACCATCGAAGCGGCCTCTTTCGCCCGTTCAGGATGTCCCTTGAGATCAAGATATACTTGTGCCGGGTGTACACAGACAATACCTGCCTGATCCGACGATCCATGGAAAACACCTTTATCGTTGGGAACGACTATCCAAGTGTTTGCGCCGCGATCATCCTCCCTAAAATGGAGCTGGTCAAAAAAGTTTTCCCCGGGCGAATCAGCCAAGAATAGGGTGACCAGTCGGAAATTGGCAAAGTGGGTGTATTGCCAGGCGCCGGCCAGTCCAGTTGCGGCGTAATCGACTTTTTGGTCGGAAAGGATCCGGGTCATTTTCTTGAGCAGTTCCTCTCCCGATCGAGCGGCAACGTGTCCTTTGATGATCTGATGCTTTGAAAAATCGTAAGCCTCAAGCCAGGCCTCAAGAAGCTCATCCGGATTTGACGGTTTCAAAGCCCCTTTATCATCTCTATCTATCAGATGGAGCTCCTCCAGTCTTCGGACTATCCTGCTGGTATATCCTTCGTCCAAACCCGTGATTTGCGAAAGCTCTCGCTGGTTGTGGCCTTGTTTCGGATCAATAAGCAACCGCCGCACGATTCGGGCACCTTTAGGTGCAAACACGTTGGCCGGCCGGCCGGCTTTTTTAAATTTGTTTGGCCGGCCTTCGATATGAATCAAAAGACCTGGAGCTTTGATATGAGCGTTTCCTGATAGATCGATCCAGGACACACCATGCTCTTTGCAGAGATCCATTCCGGATCTTACCATATAGGGTACGACAATCAACGGGATGTCATTCTTATCAAAAGAGGTTCTGAACCCCGCAATTTGGCGTATTGCCATAAGCAGTGGCGCTCTGGACGATGAGCTTTTACATTCCACCTGGAAATTGTAACCAGCTACTTTCAGAAGAAAATTCAAACCAGAATCGCTTTCTTGGGAAACAACGACCACGGTTTTTTCCGGCAGTTCAAACAAATTCGCCAGAATCCCCGGGGCTTTTGTGATTGCCTGTTTTTCGGTTGAATCCATAATGACTTGACTAAATAGCGCAGCTTGAATAATTTGTCAAGTCTGTATATTTAGACAAGTTTATTGTTCTCCAGCTTGTTTAAATCC
This genomic stretch from Thermodesulfobacteriota bacterium harbors:
- a CDS encoding enoyl-CoA hydratase/isomerase family protein, yielding MMENLVLREKQGHIGLVTLNRPDEMNTFTVPFANQLAQALTDLENDPEVKVVVVKANGKHFCTGIQLDQFKEKSHKQYRDFLYQIDEFYHTLADMKTVTIASVQGYCLANGAGLAYACDMTVSADSATYGTTAINVGLICLGPAVPMIEIVGKKKAMEMILSGNVIKADEAEKLGLVNNVVPLQDLEAETMKLAEELASKSPSSLKIGKEGLNRLYDHTYHDSLNAMDDLFAALCATEDAEEGVKAFLEKRKPVWKDR
- a CDS encoding MarR family transcriptional regulator, with protein sequence MKKISKVFPLDNSPGYIINSLAREMNVCLYRSFREKGFEITAQQWAVLNRLWEMEGLHQSKLAQKTTKNRHNMTMIIKQLEVKGFIEKRSDTQDKRLQRVYLTKRGKDLRKKLIPIAIDTIEKLFRGVNPKDMVAIRRIHKTITHNLKTI
- a CDS encoding methylated-DNA--[protein]-cysteine S-methyltransferase; its protein translation is MHSYDYSQQSDDYKRIEKAIQYLEANFKSQPTLEKIAESVHLSKYHFDRMFKRWAGISPIQFMQFMTLDYTKERLAESKSILETALDAGLSGPSRLHDLFVTFEAMTPGEFKKQGAGLEIFYDFCDSPFGDCLIATTERGICHLGFVKGDKRSEALNQLFETWPGAVFTESHKPINLIAKDIFRYDRNKNPGPFNLHLKGTNFQINVWKALLSIPEGWVVSYQDIASHIGHPKAFRAVANAIAINPVAYLIPCHRVIAKSGKIHQYRWGSARKKALIGWEAARSA
- a CDS encoding pyridoxal-dependent decarboxylase translates to MEDKYSVLDIALTEAKKWVSEIDDRPVRSKLTFDELEEKIKFPLNNSSIPAEDVVKHIIDSAKDGLLGCAGGRFFAWVIGGSLPSALASDWLVSSWDQNSALYACSPATSIIEETAGEWILELLDLPRESSFAFTTGCQLAHFTCLSAARNKVLKNVGWSVSQDGLFGAPPIKVFTSQHRHGSVDRAIRYLGLGNKSLQAINTNDQGEILVSEFESSLQEFEGPKIVVLDAADLNIAAFDSFSELIPIARQHGAWIHVDGAFGLFARANPNKKDLTKGIELADSWATDAHKWLNVPFDCGIAIVKDKDSHREAMTIQASYIASDKIARDQIDWNPEWSRRARGVPVYAALRELGKEGVSDLVARTCKFCEMIIEKIGELPGAEIIWKSKLNQGLLRFRDLKQNAGEIDHDTQTQKIIDAVNDSGVAFFSPTTWENRLAMRVSVVNWRTNESDVKKTVEIFHKLLS
- a CDS encoding D-glycerate dehydrogenase translates to MERKKILVSRLFPEVGLDLLEQEGFELTRWSEDRPMTPAELVDNCQGHQALFCTVTEAIDRKFLEQCRHLDIISQFAVGYDNIDVNYATSLGIPIGNTPDVMTEATADIAFGLMIATARKMFFNHKLISNGEWGYFRPKGHLGMELAGKTLGVFGMGRIGMAMARRCRGAYNMNILYCSRSSYPKAEKNLGARKVELKDLLGQSDVVSVHCPLTPETYGIFDEAAFKQMKSSAIFINTARGPVHNQVDLIAALASGEIRGAGLDVTDPEPMDRNNPLLSMENACVLPHIGSATREARNGMSRLAAENIIEFYQTGSVPHVVNPQVLRRQP
- a CDS encoding sulfite exporter TauE/SafE family protein, whose amino-acid sequence is MEGRGILFGISGALGTFVGAFIASHLPGKMLTVAFGIAIILGALRMLTAKPPKIDEEPSDSLTVFILRGLPLGVVSGIIGIGGGVLIIPIMVFFLKFEIHQAVGTSTALMIFTAMGGALSYGINGLCIEGLPPYSTGYLNWYQWIILAGVSTPWAGWEPTRPIFCRPNSSNISLSS
- a CDS encoding response regulator gives rise to the protein MKNILIVDDEESLLLIIASRFKNCRGRFTVFTALNGKEAIKILETQKINIVVTDLKMPVMDGFKLLIYMSNNFPSIPVIVNTAYSNPEIQLKLDAIGAIRVLDKAVDFDLLLEVVMQELQDHPSGSIRGISTSGFLQLIEVEHKTCLLEVQSAGQTKGLLYIVKGDLYDATCGDLSGEDAAYKVIGWKKVQLSLKELPTNKIKKRIKKKTMAVVMESMRRVDETEIAMKSQPDAPDETAPKSAAKTETTVTSKFVQETLETDDDFESALPAGEEDTFSREVTDILDVFNESSKPEKQRNTSEKEKVTSATTEGEGDTSIPPNRTPLSGNLSKKKIAQKTVQQIAMARGVSSNEMGKMLKFALERIRTILNVEAANLYLRENEQIKIAMASDAKARSMEKVQFKVGQGIAGRGVAMGKAIMLNDAKKLSRFYREIHPQTDHIIRSALCTPLLSHGRIVGVVEVLNKIEGDFDAEDEKILKPISVAIAEALQHFQTNSRTPTTSA
- a CDS encoding nucleotidyl transferase AbiEii/AbiGii toxin family protein, which produces MPEKLLFANDYTKENVELVRQTCLYVSTKLGDLLDDLVVVGGLVPSLLIPDESLPAAEDVHIGTMDLDLGLSLAILDRKRYEDLTQRLHRSGFEPDENEEGNITFQRWKVLTSSGLKVTVDFLIPPSLDTDKGGDLRHIEKDLAAVITPGLRLAFQDKKKVPLKGVTLMGEKAEREIWVCGPGAFIILKALAFHQRGENKDAYDLYFVIRNYGSGIDEVCECLNPLLKEAETKKALEILTRDFVDPDSLGPSRVAQFQYNEPNPDLQADVAGYIRELLDKCSKVGS
- a CDS encoding type IV toxin-antitoxin system AbiEi family antitoxin, which produces MDSTEKQAITKAPGILANLFELPEKTVVVVSQESDSGLNFLLKVAGYNFQVECKSSSSRAPLLMAIRQIAGFRTSFDKNDIPLIVVPYMVRSGMDLCKEHGVSWIDLSGNAHIKAPGLLIHIEGRPNKFKKAGRPANVFAPKGARIVRRLLIDPKQGHNQRELSQITGLDEGYTSRIVRRLEELHLIDRDDKGALKPSNPDELLEAWLEAYDFSKHQIIKGHVAARSGEELLKKMTRILSDQKVDYAATGLAGAWQYTHFANFRLVTLFLADSPGENFFDQLHFREDDRGANTWIVVPNDKGVFHGSSDQAGIVCVHPAQVYLDLKGHPERAKEAASMVRQERLKWRRDA